A region from the Cryptococcus gattii WM276 chromosome H, complete sequence genome encodes:
- a CDS encoding Hypothetical protein (Similar to TIGR gene model, INSD accession AAW45716.1; CNI04320) encodes MRPVAAAVAGPGPTSWLHRIALFSIRNPTPASSFHSSSTSSQNSRHKPSSFKPTPRSPYPPSKKPVTLRRIDGVENNVILLRPPPDYPVTVQFKELSVAMKDYNLDRVLCIWSHLADLGAISRFDSMTFKYISEFIADILHRGGSPNLNKLAAISPEKYGLLLNMSIESAARDHISGFFFILLRLLEVGRPGDAVNTFNKCKVKMRELQGKDANDLYSWDREKRLAARLEGKGLRSLMLVNIAALTLLDQCDESALFDMLDATADLRPNSKFNFAPIHRSISRANVNNKQHDLYSQFRRNVDKLILALQCYHPNAFVHRISIHGRAKAFGALNKLYQQVLEATIGPDAFVRVRDLGDHSAHFQSSKHIPLPAIVWHQFLRAFEHRNDVDRIVSMIDTDLPLRNLRPDSTILSLAMVHMAIISTRLHLPPQTRQNARFWADEYWRRLTQNGWHMEDLAFSRRVRTLDILGRNEAQLKDEVDKLYDMAKAGHLSKIGRQTRAAFIESFMARNQIKQALDVFKMFPHDPSAERHDFTPAVSSFIRLLATRNYTPSKSFTFCVRILKVVAQTGTPIETSTLGPLLSIQLNAGLPIQPAVDTILSYTVMPTHSTPGIQKWTRILTGLLTKWSHRWPATKVELEAGLYILSRARDEDLYGRKREREYDLWLAFLRPAAKTTLLNNEERYEIIEIAMSLFPHGGKGKLSTIVWFEVVHALMTRPDGLGFGEGWARWCELVKMRVLEGVWWDRMLRTIVKINRDFAVKLVRSAWEHGKEKVRVDEAFWMRAEAEGILKELGIKQELEKRRNGLMEEKSWRQSLVTHMMEEDDDMVDWDMMLGKEEVIDEVEAEYGDADELSIGEEE; translated from the exons cttcTTCACAAAACTCAAGACACAAACCTTCCAGCTTCAAGCCCACCCCCAGATCCCCATACCCTCCTTCAAAAAAACCTGTCACTTTACGAAGAATAGATGGTGTCGAGAACAATGTCATCCTCCTTCGCCCACCGCCTGATTACCCAGTCACAGTTCAATTTAAAGAACTATCAGTCGCCATGAAGGATTATAATCTCGACCGTGTATTATGTATATGGTCGCATCTTGCTGACCTCGGCGCAATATCCAGATTTGACTCAATGACGTTCAAATACATCTCCGAGTTCATTGCCGACATCCTCCATCGTGGCGGATCTCCCAACCTGAACAAATTAGCAGCCATATCCCCAGAGAAGTATGgtcttcttctcaacaTGTCTATCGAATCAGCTGCTCGGGATCATATCTCCGGTTTCTTCTTTATTCTCCTCCGTCTGCTCGAAGTCGGTCGGCCGGGTGACGCTGTGAATACGTTCAACAAATGCAAAGTTAAGATGAGAGAGCTgcaaggaaaagatgcgAATGATTTGTATTCATGGGATAGAGAAAAGCGTCTTGCTGCGAGGCTGGAAGGGAAGGGTCTGAGGTCACTCATGCTGGTCAACATTGCGGCTCTgactttgcttgaccagTGCGACGAAAGTGCTCTTTTCGATATGCTCGACGCCACCGCCGACCTTCGTCCCAATTCTAAATTCAATTTTGCTCCTATCCATCGCTCCATCTCCCGCGCCAATGTCAACAACAAACAACATGACCTGTACTCTCAATTTCGGCGCAACGTCGATAAACTCATTCTTGCATTACAATGTTACCATCCCAACGCCTTTGTACACCGTATATCCATCCATGGCCGAGCCAAGGCATTCGGAGCATTAAATAAACTGTATCAACAAGTGTTGGAAGCGACAATCGGTCCAGATGCGTTTGTAAGAGTCAGAGATCTAGGAGACCATTCAGCGCATTTCCAGTCGTCAAAACATATTCCTCTTCCAGCCATTGTGTGGC ATCAGTTCCTTCGAGCATTCGAACACCGCAATGATGTAGATCGGATCGTTTCTATGATTGACACCGACCTCCCGTTACGCAACCTCCGTCCCGACTCCACCATCCTCTCGCTCGCCATGGTTCATATGGCCATTATCTCCACTCGTCTTCACCTCCCTCCTCAAACTCGTCAAAATGCCCGATTTTGGGCGGATGAGTACTGGCGGCGACTCACCCAGAACGGGTGGCACATGGAAGATCTAGCGTTCAGCCGTAGAGTGAGAACGTTGGATATTTTGGGCAGGAACGAGGCTCAACTGAAAGATGAAGTGGATAAGCTGTATGACATGGCAAAAGCGGGTCATCTGTCAAAAATAGGCAGACAAACGCGTGCAGCATTTATCGAAAGTTTTATGGCCCGTAACCAGATTAAGCAAGCGCTCGACGTGTTCAAAATGTTTCCCCACGACCCTTCTGCAGAACGCCACGATTTCACACCTGCTGTATCCTCTTTCATCCGCCTTTTGGCTACTCGCAACTACACGCCAAGCAAGTCATTCACATTTTGTGTTCGCATTCTCAAAGTGGTTGCTCAGACGGGTACGCCCATCGAAACCTCCACCCTCGGCCCTCTACTCTCTATACAACTCAATGCCGGTCTTCCTATCCAACCCGCCGTTGATACTATTCTGTCGTATACCGTCATGCCTACCCATTCTACGCCGGGGATACAAAAATGGACCCGAATTCTGACTGGACTCTTGACGAAATGGTCCCACCGTTGGCCTGCGACCAAGGTAGAGCTCGAAGCTGGTTTGTACATCCTCTCCAGGGCTCGGGATGAAGATCTCTACGGCCGGAAAAGGGAGAGGGAATACGATCTCTGGCTAGCGTTCCTCCGCCCTGCTGCAAAGACGACATTACTCAATAATGAAGAGCGATATGAGATCATCGAAATAGCGATGTCCCTTTTTCCGCACGGTGGGAAAGGAAAGCTGTCGACCATTGTGTGGTTTGAGGTAGTGCATGCTTTGATGACGAGACCTGATGGATTGGGATTCGGCGAAGGATGGGCGAGGTGGTGTGAGCTTGTAAAAATGAGAGTGCTGGAAGGCGTATGGTGGGATAGGATGTTGAGGACGATTGTTAAGATCAACCGTGATTTTGCTGTTAAGCTTGTACGATCGGCGTGGGAGCAtggaaaggaaaaagtgAGAGTGGATGAAGCGTTCTGGATGAGAGCCGAGGCGGAAGGAATACTGAAAGAGCTGGGAATCAAACAAGAGCTGGAAAAGAGACGAAATGGGCTAATGGAGGAAAAAAGCTGGAGGCAGAGTTTGGTGACGCAtatgatggaagaagatgatgatatgGTGGACTGGGACATGATGCTAGGTAAGGAAGAGGTTATCGATGAAGTGGAAGCAGAATATGGGGATGCGGACGAACTATCGATaggcgaagaagaatga
- a CDS encoding Hypothetical protein (Similar to SGTC gene model, INSD accession EAL19312.1; CNBH4110): MSRHVVRPLPKAFQPYREPSSHTDRNMWETLDRVQVLGENQQGHYGGRCVNALSWSDDGQTLLSGSDDRRICIWQPDTTSHFSLSPHPLKLSETISTGHRANIFSAKFLPYANSPRIVSAAGDRDVRVFDVEILGRRMGEAGDWELDGVSGAGVTLLKCHKNRVKRIATENSPSLFLTVSEDGTVRQHDLRRPHSCSSECPEALFQAPRGVDLYSLSVSTVTPHIFAVAGTSPYAYICDRRMLPRQTPSWGPHIKSAGDVYCVRKLGLPNEEWETVSPRSRRRLFDGERHISCVKMSGENADEVAVNFMKHSTSLFSIHDSPSSPSARSPSISSIVAPEPSFGRSRRSISHGPSSGLSQSGAEEGVENKDEPVLRERRMPTRSDNESERGQDGRQNSTNEGSTSGHVEGLASLLERQIAEEEAEKEDDNDDDPHFTHIRDLAQDFRHDSGDSIMIDPELDLEERGDGMEYLMSSDFVDLERNDMDEDVDNGDEHSVQNPNHDRDNPEDGNDVQNEDDDEDEDEDDEDEAMFDDDEFFDSPIFGFPFGGHSSTAPREAYDDVEIIYPRRVFKGARNVETVKDCNFLGTKSDKIASGSDDGYFFVWDKETGRLDGIWEGDGSVVNVSGIDNTVKMFSPIRNRPAPSISFNRSHMASTIVDRNTRVPRFVSGSIFESAALLQLLESRGVTLADLEDEGDGERECTTQ, encoded by the exons ATGTCCCGCCATGTTGTCCGTCCACTACCAAAGGCATTCCAACCCTACCGGGAACCCTCTTCACACACCGACAGGAACATGTGGGAGACTCTTGATCGTGTCCAGGTACTTGGAGAGAACCAACAGGGGCACTATGG CGGGAGGTGTGTAAATGCGTTGAGCTGGAGTGATGACGGACAGACGCTGCTTTCGGGTTCAGACGACAGGAG AATATGTATCTGGCAACCCGATACCACATCACACTTCTCCCTTTCACCCCATCCACTCAAACTCTCAGAAACCATATCCACCGGACACCGCGCAAACATATTCTCGGCTAAATTTCTTCCATATGCAAACTCACCCCGTATTGTCAGCGCGGCTGGAGATAGGGATGTCAGGGTGTTCGACGTTGAAATTCTCGGAAGACGGATGGGAGAAGCAGGTGACTGGGAGTTGGATGGTGTTTCAGGAGCAGG AGTGACCCTCCTGAAATGCCATAAAAACCGGGTGAAACGAATAGCCACGGAAAATTCcccttccctttttttGACCGTATCAGAGGACGGTACAGTCCGCCAGCATGATCTCCGTCGACCTCATTCCTGCAGCTCTGAATGTCCCGAAGCGCTTTTTCAAGCACCCAGAGGAGTGGACTTGTATAGTTTGAGCGTGAGCACTGTGACACCGCATATCTTTGCTGTGGCTGGAACATCGCCTTAT GCGTACATATGTGACCGTCGAATGCTCCCCCGCCAAACTCCCTCCTGGGGTCCTCATATTAAATCCGCAGGGGACGTTTACTGTGTGCGCAAACTCGGTCTCCCCAATGAAGAATGGGAAACCGTATCACCGAGAAGCAGACGGCGGTTATTTGATGGGGAGAGACATATCAGCTGTGTGAAAATGAGTGGCGAGAATGCCGACGAG GTGGCTGTCAATTTTATGAAGCATTCAACATCCCTATTCTCAATACATGactctccttcctctccttcgGCTCGCTCTCCTTCAATCTCATCTATTGTAGCTCCCGAGCCATCATTCGGGCGCTCTCGCCGCTCAATATCCCATGGTCCTTCCAGTGGATTATCCCAAAGTGGTGCAGAGGAAGGTGTTGAGAATAAAGATGAACCTGTTTTaagggagagaaggatgcCAACGAGAAGCGACAATGAAAGTGAGAGAGGTCAAGATGGACGTCAAAATTCAACGAATGAGGGGAGTACGAGCGGCCACGTTGAGGGCCTGGCATCCCTTTTGGAACGTCAGATagcagaagaggaagcagagaaagaggatgatAATGATGACGATC CGCATTTCACTCACATACGAGATCTCGCGCAAGACTTTCGACATGATTCTGGAGATTCCATTATGATCGACCCAGAGCTTGATCTGGAAGAGCGTGGGGATGGGATGGAATATCTCATGTCATCGGACTTTGTGGATTTGGAAAGAAACGACatggatgaagatgttGATAACGGTGATGAACATAGCGTGCAAAATCCCAACCACGATAGAGACAACCCTGAAGATGGAAACGATGTTCagaatgaagatgacgatgaagacgaagatgaagatgatgaagatgaagcaatgtttgatgatgatgaatTTTTCGATTCACCAATATTTGGTTTTCCCTTTGGCGGACACTCGAGTACGGCACCTCGTGAAGCGTATGATGACGTCGAAATCATTTATCCAAGGCGGGTATTCAAGGGCGCGAGAAACGTGGAGACTGTGAAGGATT GTAACTTTTTGGGAACAAAATCAGACAAGATTGCGTCGGGTTCTGATGATGGATACTTCTTTGTTTGGGACAAAGAAACGGGTCGGCTTGATGGAATTTGGGAGGGTGATGGATCAGTTGTGAATG TAAGCGGCATCGACAATACAGTCAAA ATGTTTTCCCCTATCCGCAACCGTCCAGCcccatccatctcttttAACCGTTCTCACATGGCATCTACCATTGTCGATCGAAACACGCGCGTTCCGAGGTTCGTTAGTGGCTCCATCTTCGAGTCGGCGGCGCTTTTGCAGCTTTTGGAAAGCAGGGGAGTGACATTAGCTGATTTGGAAGACGAAGGGGATGGGGAGAGAGAATGTACCACGCAGTGA